One stretch of Sulfuricystis multivorans DNA includes these proteins:
- a CDS encoding MFS transporter: MRTMSSAALPLDPVKERLLLATLAGIQFAHILDFMIMMPLGPILMQEFALDAQQFGLLVSAYTFTAGAAGVLSAVFVDRFERKRLLLLMFALFALATLACGLAPGYATLLAARSCAGAFGGVLGSMVHTIVGDAIPFERRGRAAGVVMSAFSLSTVAGVPLSLFLANHFGWRSPFFLIAALSVALLLIGFVRLPTLRGHLPTAVIGEEERAHPLAAILETLAHANHLRALAFMALMMLAGFTVIPYITVYATANVGIRQQDIPYMYLAGGCATFFTARWIGRLADRHGKVRVFRLVALAALVPLYVQTHLPPVPLWVMVACATVFFIFVPGRMVPAMAIITSAVEPRLRGTFMSLNGAVQNLFSGLAAWAGGLMITLENGRVVGYGNVGLVAMAATVLAVLYVGRIRMEGAVPPARIFNGQDI; encoded by the coding sequence ATGCGGACGATGTCCTCTGCCGCTTTGCCCCTCGATCCCGTCAAGGAGAGGCTGCTGCTCGCCACGCTCGCCGGCATCCAGTTCGCCCACATCCTCGACTTCATGATCATGATGCCGCTCGGGCCGATCCTGATGCAGGAATTCGCCCTCGATGCGCAGCAGTTCGGCCTGCTCGTCTCGGCCTACACCTTCACGGCCGGGGCGGCCGGCGTGCTCTCTGCCGTGTTCGTCGACCGCTTCGAAAGAAAGCGCCTGCTGCTACTGATGTTCGCGCTGTTCGCTCTCGCCACACTCGCCTGCGGCCTGGCGCCTGGCTATGCCACGCTGCTGGCAGCGCGGTCTTGCGCCGGCGCCTTCGGCGGCGTGCTGGGCTCGATGGTGCACACCATCGTCGGCGATGCGATTCCTTTCGAGCGCCGTGGCCGTGCCGCCGGCGTCGTGATGTCGGCCTTTTCGCTGTCCACCGTCGCCGGTGTGCCGCTGTCGCTCTTCCTCGCCAACCACTTCGGCTGGCGCAGCCCATTCTTCCTGATCGCCGCGCTTTCCGTCGCGTTGTTGCTCATTGGCTTCGTTCGGCTGCCGACGCTGCGCGGCCATCTGCCGACCGCGGTGATCGGGGAAGAAGAGCGCGCCCATCCGCTCGCCGCGATCCTCGAAACGCTGGCCCATGCCAACCACCTGCGCGCGCTTGCATTCATGGCGCTGATGATGCTCGCCGGCTTCACGGTGATCCCCTATATCACGGTCTACGCGACCGCCAATGTCGGCATCCGCCAGCAAGACATCCCCTATATGTATCTGGCCGGCGGCTGCGCGACCTTCTTCACCGCGCGCTGGATCGGCCGGCTGGCCGACCGCCACGGCAAGGTGCGCGTGTTCCGCCTCGTCGCGCTCGCAGCCTTGGTGCCGCTCTATGTGCAGACCCACCTGCCGCCGGTGCCATTGTGGGTGATGGTGGCCTGCGCGACGGTGTTCTTCATCTTCGTGCCGGGCCGCATGGTGCCGGCGATGGCGATCATCACCTCGGCAGTCGAACCGCGCCTGCGCGGCACCTTCATGTCGCTCAATGGCGCGGTGCAGAATCTGTTTTCGGGGCTCGCCGCCTGGGCGGGCGGCCTGATGATCACGCTGGAAAACGGCCGCGTGGTCGGCTATGGCAACGTCGGCCTCGTGGCGATGGCCGCTACGGTGCTGGCGGTGCTTTACGTCGGCCGCATCCGCATGGAGGGTGCCGTTCCGCCAGCGAGGATTTTCAACGGGCAGGATATTTGA
- a CDS encoding nucleotide pyrophosphohydrolase produces the protein MNDIHDLETLKLALRDFAAARDWRQYHTPKNLAMAMIVEAAELVEHFQWATAEESLAPPPEKLAEIRDEVADTLIYLVELADALNIDPIAAARDKIAKNALKYPAR, from the coding sequence ATGAACGACATCCATGACCTCGAAACCTTGAAACTCGCCTTGCGCGACTTCGCCGCCGCGCGCGACTGGCGGCAATACCACACGCCGAAGAACCTGGCGATGGCGATGATCGTCGAGGCGGCGGAACTGGTCGAGCATTTCCAGTGGGCGACTGCCGAGGAAAGCCTCGCGCCGCCGCCGGAAAAGCTCGCCGAAATCCGCGACGAGGTAGCCGATACGCTGATCTATCTGGTCGAGCTCGCCGATGCGCTGAATATCGATCCGATCGCCGCCGCGCGCGACAAGATCGCCAAGAACGCCCTCAAATATCCTGCCCGTTGA
- a CDS encoding VanZ family protein — protein sequence MSARASSNLPLKLAGAWTLLLIYGSLYPFADWRDTGVDPLAFLSSFWPRYFTGFDLAGNVLAYLPLGFFWTAALIRRLAPILSLILSVLLGAGLSLGVETVQNYLPSRVPSNLDFACNSVGALIGALLGLAGGRALLDGGRLNRWRERRLLAGAAGDAGLLLVALWLLTQLNPESTLFGSGNLRGLIGLPAALDFAADRIRSFELATVAAQTAAIALIGARLARAHPALYPLALILLALVVKSAALFVLMQGVHGLAWATPGTLAGLALGLLLWGVAMAFAPAVRQAIAALALMIATVLVNLMPDNPYLADTLRVWQQGHFLNFNGLTRLTTALWPFFALPWLILSRSER from the coding sequence GTGTCCGCACGCGCCTCCTCGAACCTGCCGCTCAAACTTGCCGGCGCCTGGACGCTGCTCCTCATCTACGGCAGCCTCTATCCGTTTGCCGATTGGCGCGATACGGGTGTCGATCCTCTCGCCTTCCTGTCATCATTCTGGCCGCGTTATTTCACCGGCTTCGATCTCGCCGGCAACGTGCTGGCCTATCTGCCCCTGGGCTTCTTCTGGACGGCGGCGCTCATCCGGCGGCTTGCTCCGATCCTCTCGCTCATCTTGTCGGTCTTGCTCGGCGCGGGCCTGAGCCTCGGCGTCGAGACCGTGCAAAACTACTTGCCCAGTCGCGTGCCTTCGAATCTCGATTTCGCCTGCAACAGCGTCGGCGCACTGATCGGCGCCCTCCTGGGGCTGGCTGGCGGGCGCGCGCTGCTCGATGGCGGGCGTCTAAATCGCTGGCGCGAGCGGCGTCTGCTCGCCGGTGCAGCGGGCGATGCGGGCTTGCTGCTCGTCGCACTGTGGCTGCTCACCCAGCTCAACCCCGAAAGCACCCTGTTCGGCAGCGGCAATCTGCGCGGGCTCATCGGCTTGCCGGCCGCGCTCGACTTCGCGGCGGACCGCATCAGAAGCTTCGAGCTGGCCACGGTCGCCGCACAAACCGCGGCGATCGCGTTGATCGGCGCGCGGCTGGCCAGAGCCCACCCTGCCCTGTATCCTTTGGCGCTGATTCTGCTCGCCCTCGTCGTCAAGAGCGCCGCGCTCTTCGTGCTGATGCAAGGCGTGCATGGCTTGGCCTGGGCCACGCCCGGCACCCTGGCGGGACTCGCGCTCGGCCTGCTGCTGTGGGGAGTAGCGATGGCCTTCGCGCCCGCCGTTCGCCAGGCGATCGCGGCGCTGGCGCTGATGATTGCCACCGTGCTCGTGAATCTGATGCCGGACAATCCTTATCTCGCCGACACCTTACGTGTTTGGCAACAGGGGCATTTCCTCAACTTCAATGGCTTGACGCGTCTGACCACCGCCTTGTGGCCTTTTTTCGCGCTGCCTTGGCTGATACTTTCCCGGAGCGAACGATGA
- the ubiT gene encoding ubiquinone anaerobic biosynthesis accessory factor UbiT: MIKNFKLPDFTLPAPLSRLGDRLPQLPPTLALVTGLNLALGRLIPREPLEMLAGKRFAIRVKDAGMTLRFGYNGRGFHPVFDSRRADLTISARARDFLALLAREEDPDTLFFNRRLVMEGDTDLGLLVKNTLDAVELPRFAPQRLSPAGLLARLRRITPHGT, translated from the coding sequence ATGATCAAGAACTTCAAGCTACCGGATTTCACGCTGCCTGCGCCTTTGTCCCGTCTCGGCGACCGGCTGCCGCAACTGCCGCCGACTCTGGCGCTGGTGACTGGTCTCAATCTCGCGCTCGGTCGCCTGATCCCGCGCGAGCCGCTCGAGATGCTTGCCGGCAAGCGCTTCGCGATCCGCGTCAAGGATGCCGGGATGACGCTGCGTTTCGGTTACAACGGCCGCGGCTTCCATCCCGTCTTCGATTCCCGGCGGGCCGATCTCACCATCTCGGCACGGGCGCGCGATTTTCTCGCGCTGCTTGCCCGCGAGGAGGATCCGGACACGCTGTTCTTCAACCGGCGACTGGTGATGGAAGGCGATACCGATCTGGGGTTGCTGGTCAAGAATACGCTCGATGCCGTCGAGCTGCCGCGCTTCGCACCGCAGCGACTTTCCCCCGCCGGGCTGCTTGCCCGCCTGCGCCGGATCACCCCCCACGGCACCTAG
- a CDS encoding U32 family peptidase: MKLALGPLLYYWPRQRVMDFYAEMIEAPVDVVYLGEAVCSRRHEMRLDDYLEAATMLADAGKEVALSTLPLIESESDLKAVRRLMDAAKDDPRLTVEANEMGAVRQLAQRGQRFVAGPTLNVFNGHTLKILVDCGATRWVMPPEVGRSALTGMAKAMPAGIETEVFAHGRLPLAYSARCFTARRYRLQKDCCEFRCIQFPDGLPVKTREGEPFLTLNGIQTQSAKLYHLERELPELAALGVDLIRLSPQSEGMAELIRAYRALLDGLPAAMPGGDYCNGFWYDRPGLDWVSGTTP, translated from the coding sequence ATGAAACTCGCCCTCGGCCCCTTGCTCTACTACTGGCCGCGCCAGCGGGTGATGGATTTCTATGCCGAGATGATCGAGGCGCCCGTCGATGTCGTCTATCTCGGCGAAGCGGTCTGCTCGCGTCGTCACGAAATGCGGCTGGACGATTACCTCGAAGCGGCAACCATGCTCGCAGACGCCGGCAAGGAAGTCGCCCTTTCCACCTTGCCATTGATCGAATCCGAATCGGACCTGAAGGCGGTGCGCCGGCTGATGGATGCGGCGAAGGACGATCCGCGCCTGACGGTGGAAGCCAACGAGATGGGCGCGGTGCGCCAGCTCGCACAGCGCGGCCAGCGCTTCGTCGCCGGCCCGACGCTCAACGTCTTCAACGGCCATACGCTGAAGATCCTCGTCGACTGCGGCGCCACCCGCTGGGTGATGCCGCCGGAAGTCGGCCGCAGCGCATTGACGGGCATGGCAAAGGCAATGCCGGCCGGCATCGAGACCGAGGTGTTCGCCCACGGCCGCTTGCCGCTCGCTTATTCTGCGCGCTGCTTCACCGCACGGCGCTACCGCTTGCAAAAGGACTGCTGCGAGTTCCGCTGCATCCAGTTTCCGGACGGCCTGCCGGTCAAGACGCGCGAGGGTGAGCCTTTCCTCACCTTGAACGGCATCCAGACGCAGTCTGCCAAGCTCTACCACCTCGAACGCGAATTGCCGGAACTGGCTGCCCTGGGCGTCGATCTGATCCGCCTCTCGCCGCAATCCGAAGGCATGGCGGAACTCATCCGCGCCTATCGCGCGCTGCTCGACGGCCTGCCGGCGGCGATGCCGGGAGGCGATTACTGCAACGGCTTCTGGTACGATCGCCCAGGCTTGGACTGGGTTTCTGGAACGACGCCATGA
- the ubiU gene encoding ubiquinone anaerobic biosynthesis protein UbiU: MSTPFELVCPAGGLPALKAAVDHGADCVYTGFRDATNARNFTGLNFDDKSLKEGIAYAHARGVKVFVALNTYPQTDNWPGWTAAVDKAAAFGVDAIILADPGLMDYAHRTHPQLRLHLSVQGSATNYEAINFYHERFGIQRAVLPRVLSLAQVEHVVKNTPVEIEVFGFGGLCVMVEGRCALSAYATGTSPNCQGACSPGKAVRYEETPDGMETRLNGVLIDRFAPGERAGYPTLCKGRFEVDDETYYAIEEPTSLNTLELLPELMRMGIRAIKIEGRQRSPAYVKQVTQVWRQAIDACRRDREHFAPTAAWMAELNKVSEGLTATLGAYNRPWK; the protein is encoded by the coding sequence ATGAGCACACCTTTCGAACTGGTTTGTCCCGCCGGCGGGCTGCCGGCGCTCAAAGCCGCCGTCGATCACGGCGCCGACTGCGTCTATACCGGCTTCCGAGACGCGACCAACGCGCGCAACTTCACCGGCCTCAATTTCGACGACAAGAGCCTGAAGGAGGGCATCGCCTATGCCCACGCGCGCGGCGTCAAGGTCTTCGTCGCGCTGAACACCTATCCGCAGACCGACAACTGGCCCGGCTGGACGGCCGCCGTCGACAAGGCGGCCGCGTTCGGTGTCGATGCGATCATCCTCGCCGACCCGGGCCTGATGGACTATGCGCACCGTACCCACCCGCAGCTGCGGCTGCACCTGTCGGTGCAAGGCTCGGCGACCAATTACGAGGCGATCAACTTCTATCACGAACGCTTCGGCATCCAGCGCGCCGTGCTGCCGCGCGTGCTGTCGCTCGCCCAGGTCGAACACGTCGTCAAGAACACCCCGGTCGAGATCGAGGTGTTCGGCTTCGGCGGCCTATGCGTGATGGTCGAGGGCCGCTGCGCGCTCTCCGCATATGCGACCGGCACCTCCCCGAACTGCCAGGGCGCCTGTTCGCCGGGCAAGGCGGTGCGCTACGAGGAAACGCCCGACGGCATGGAGACGCGTTTGAATGGTGTGCTGATCGATCGCTTCGCACCGGGCGAACGCGCCGGCTATCCGACGCTGTGCAAGGGGCGTTTCGAGGTGGACGACGAAACCTACTACGCCATCGAGGAGCCCACCAGCCTCAATACGCTGGAACTGTTGCCGGAGCTCATGAGGATGGGCATCAGGGCGATCAAGATCGAAGGCCGCCAGAGGAGCCCGGCTTACGTCAAGCAGGTCACCCAGGTTTGGCGCCAGGCGATCGACGCCTGCCGACGCGATCGCGAACACTTTGCGCCCACGGCCGCGTGGATGGCGGAGCTCAACAAGGTATCCGAAGGGCTGACGGCAACCCTCGGCGCGTACAATCGGCCGTGGAAATGA
- a CDS encoding SDR family oxidoreductase: protein MKVARSVFITGASSGIGAALARHYAATGATLGLAARRGEALQALAVKLDTACHLYPLDVSDAAALQAAGADFIGKAGVPDIVIANAGVSVGTLTEAAEDLQSFRRVLEINVLGMVHTFQPFVAAMKQAGRGRLVGISSVAGIRGLPGAGAYCASKAAAIAYLESLRVELAGTGVKVVTLAPGYIATPMTEKNPYPMPFLMPVDRAAASMARAIERGARFAVMPWQMGLVAGVLKWLPRPLYDRIFSHAGRKPRGTLR from the coding sequence CTGAAAGTCGCCCGATCCGTCTTCATCACCGGCGCCTCTTCGGGCATCGGCGCGGCGCTGGCACGGCACTATGCCGCAACAGGCGCCACCCTCGGCCTCGCCGCCCGGCGCGGCGAAGCGTTGCAGGCGCTGGCCGTGAAGCTGGACACGGCCTGCCATCTCTACCCGCTCGATGTCTCCGATGCCGCCGCATTGCAGGCGGCGGGCGCCGATTTCATCGGCAAGGCCGGCGTGCCGGACATCGTGATCGCCAATGCGGGGGTTTCGGTCGGCACGCTCACCGAAGCGGCAGAGGATCTGCAGTCCTTCCGTCGTGTGCTCGAGATCAACGTGCTGGGCATGGTGCATACCTTCCAGCCCTTCGTCGCGGCGATGAAGCAGGCCGGGCGCGGCCGGCTGGTGGGCATCAGTTCGGTCGCCGGCATACGCGGCCTGCCCGGCGCGGGTGCCTATTGCGCCTCGAAGGCCGCGGCGATCGCCTATCTGGAGAGCCTGCGGGTCGAACTCGCCGGCACGGGTGTCAAGGTCGTCACCCTCGCGCCCGGCTACATCGCCACGCCGATGACCGAGAAGAATCCCTATCCGATGCCCTTCCTGATGCCGGTGGATCGCGCCGCCGCGAGCATGGCGCGGGCGATCGAGCGCGGCGCGCGCTTCGCGGTGATGCCCTGGCAGATGGGACTGGTCGCCGGCGTGTTGAAATGGCTGCCGCGACCGCTCTATGACCGGATATTCTCGCACGCCGGCCGGAAGCCGCGCGGGACATTGCGTTGA
- a CDS encoding thiol:disulfide interchange protein DsbA/DsbL, translating into MKLAKIAFAALAIGALALQPALAADPVEGRNYHRLQMPQPTEANGKVEVIEFFWYGCPHCAKLEPLLEAWVKRLPADVSFRKVPAILSDRWAPGARLYYTLEAMNLLDKLGGAVFDAMVNQHIDLGNESILLDWVAKQGIDRKAFADTYKSFSVEARVRKAAEMTQEYGFSGVPALVIGGKYSPGPELQSYEHMLQVADFLIARNRAEIKKPAASQKAAKK; encoded by the coding sequence ATGAAGCTCGCCAAAATCGCATTCGCTGCACTGGCCATCGGCGCATTGGCCCTGCAACCGGCGCTGGCCGCCGATCCGGTCGAGGGCCGCAATTACCATCGCCTGCAGATGCCGCAGCCGACCGAAGCGAACGGCAAGGTCGAGGTGATCGAATTCTTCTGGTATGGCTGCCCGCATTGCGCCAAACTCGAACCTTTGCTCGAAGCCTGGGTGAAACGCTTACCCGCCGATGTCTCTTTCCGCAAGGTGCCGGCGATCCTGAGCGACAGGTGGGCGCCGGGCGCGCGCCTTTACTACACCCTCGAGGCGATGAACCTACTCGACAAGCTGGGCGGCGCGGTGTTCGACGCGATGGTCAACCAGCACATCGATCTTGGCAACGAGAGCATTTTGCTCGACTGGGTGGCCAAGCAAGGCATCGATCGCAAGGCCTTTGCCGACACCTACAAGTCCTTCAGCGTCGAAGCCCGGGTGCGCAAAGCCGCCGAGATGACTCAGGAATACGGTTTCAGTGGGGTGCCGGCGCTCGTCATCGGCGGCAAATACAGCCCCGGGCCGGAGCTGCAATCGTATGAGCACATGCTGCAGGTGGCCGATTTCCTGATCGCCAGGAACCGCGCCGAGATCAAGAAACCGGCGGCGTCGCAAAAAGCGGCGAAGAAGTAA
- a CDS encoding SPOR domain-containing protein — protein MNMTQRGGTLIGLMLGILVGVLISFGVVWYLNKTPLPFTEKVSRPEVANGAKEPLALPGKPGDKPVGSERKFEFYDILEGKKPPAAEAQATAPAATETPAKPEPTATAGASYLQVGAFQKKTDADNLRAKLAMLGFEANVLQVEVPGKGTVHRVRLGPFASLDELNQARRELSEQGVQTTVVRAQD, from the coding sequence ATGAACATGACCCAACGCGGTGGCACCCTGATCGGCTTGATGCTGGGCATCCTCGTCGGCGTGCTGATCTCGTTCGGCGTGGTCTGGTATCTGAACAAGACGCCGCTGCCATTTACCGAGAAAGTATCGAGGCCGGAGGTGGCCAACGGCGCCAAGGAACCGCTGGCACTGCCCGGCAAGCCGGGTGACAAGCCGGTCGGCAGCGAACGCAAGTTCGAGTTTTACGACATCCTCGAAGGCAAGAAACCGCCCGCTGCCGAGGCGCAGGCCACCGCGCCAGCCGCGACCGAGACGCCGGCGAAGCCCGAGCCCACCGCTACGGCAGGCGCGAGCTATCTGCAAGTCGGCGCTTTCCAGAAGAAGACTGATGCCGACAACCTGCGGGCCAAACTGGCGATGCTCGGCTTCGAAGCCAATGTGCTCCAAGTCGAAGTGCCGGGCAAGGGCACGGTGCATCGCGTGCGCCTCGGTCCCTTCGCGTCGCTGGACGAATTGAACCAGGCACGACGCGAATTGTCCGAACAGGGTGTCCAGACCACGGTGGTCAGGGCGCAAGACTAA
- the argS gene encoding arginine--tRNA ligase, with protein sequence MSSHTFEIKSHLAALLDAALASVAPGVKAEIQLERPRDPAHGDLSSNLALQIAKGLKESPRKIAERLVHELPRSPWVEKAEAAGAGFINFRLAVVAKTAVIHAVLARGEHFGRGGKKPGRLQVEFVSANPTGPLHVGHGRGAAYGASLANLLAFAGFEVCREFYVNDAGRQMDILAVSTWLRYLEIFGEKVPFPPNAYQGDYVRDMARQIKEAHGDRYVHPAAAVLACVPPPEPDVEAHLDGLIAVAKDLLGEDWNYIHQHALSEQLADCRADLEEYGVHFDCWFSEKSLFDTGMVAKAVAELEKRGHIYVQDGAKWFRSTAFGDEKDRVVQRENGQFTYFASDIAYHRNKFERGFTKIIDVWGADHHGYIPRVKGALQALGLAAEALEVALVQFVSLYRGKEKVSMSTRAGSYVTLRELREEVGNDACRFFYLLSKQDKPLDFDLELAKSQSNENPVYYVQYAHARISSVLRQWGGDPATLADADLAPLSGERELKLAARLLEFPELIENAARERAPHLVAFWLRELAAEFHAWYSASRLLVDDEAVKRARLALALALRQVIGNGLFILGVSAPDAM encoded by the coding sequence ATGTCCTCCCACACCTTTGAAATCAAGTCGCATCTCGCCGCGCTGCTCGATGCGGCGCTTGCCAGCGTCGCGCCCGGCGTGAAGGCGGAAATCCAGCTCGAACGGCCGCGCGATCCGGCGCATGGTGACCTGTCGAGCAATCTTGCCTTGCAGATTGCCAAGGGCCTGAAAGAAAGCCCGCGTAAGATCGCCGAACGCCTGGTGCATGAGCTGCCCCGCTCGCCGTGGGTGGAGAAGGCCGAAGCTGCGGGCGCCGGCTTCATCAATTTCCGTCTTGCGGTGGTGGCCAAGACCGCCGTGATCCATGCGGTCCTCGCGCGCGGCGAGCATTTCGGCCGGGGCGGGAAAAAGCCCGGCCGGCTGCAGGTCGAGTTCGTTTCCGCCAATCCCACTGGCCCGCTGCATGTCGGCCATGGCCGCGGCGCGGCCTATGGCGCGAGCCTCGCCAACCTGCTGGCTTTTGCTGGCTTCGAGGTCTGCCGCGAGTTCTATGTCAATGACGCTGGCCGGCAGATGGACATCCTCGCCGTGTCGACCTGGCTGCGCTATCTGGAAATCTTCGGCGAGAAAGTGCCCTTCCCGCCCAATGCCTATCAGGGCGACTACGTGCGCGACATGGCGCGCCAGATCAAGGAGGCGCATGGCGATCGTTACGTCCATCCGGCCGCTGCGGTGCTGGCCTGCGTGCCGCCGCCGGAGCCCGACGTCGAAGCGCATCTCGATGGCTTGATCGCGGTGGCCAAAGACCTGCTCGGCGAAGACTGGAACTACATCCACCAGCATGCGCTGTCCGAGCAGCTCGCCGACTGCCGCGCCGATCTCGAAGAGTATGGCGTGCATTTCGACTGCTGGTTCTCGGAGAAGAGCCTCTTTGACACCGGCATGGTGGCGAAAGCCGTCGCGGAGCTGGAAAAGCGCGGCCACATCTACGTGCAGGATGGCGCCAAGTGGTTCCGCTCGACCGCCTTTGGCGACGAGAAGGATCGCGTCGTGCAGCGGGAAAACGGCCAATTCACCTATTTCGCCTCCGACATCGCCTATCACCGCAACAAGTTCGAGCGCGGCTTTACGAAGATCATCGACGTCTGGGGCGCCGATCACCACGGCTATATTCCGCGCGTCAAGGGTGCTTTGCAGGCGCTGGGCTTGGCTGCCGAAGCGCTCGAAGTGGCACTGGTACAGTTCGTCAGCCTCTATCGCGGCAAGGAAAAGGTGTCGATGAGCACGCGCGCCGGCTCCTATGTGACCTTGCGCGAGTTGCGCGAAGAGGTGGGCAACGATGCCTGCCGCTTCTTCTATCTGCTCAGCAAGCAGGACAAGCCGCTCGATTTCGATCTCGAGCTCGCCAAGAGTCAGTCGAACGAGAACCCGGTCTATTACGTGCAATATGCTCATGCGCGCATCAGCAGCGTGCTGCGGCAATGGGGCGGCGACCCCGCAACGCTTGCCGACGCCGATCTGGCCCCGCTGTCCGGCGAGCGCGAGCTCAAGCTGGCCGCCCGGCTCCTCGAGTTTCCCGAGCTGATCGAGAATGCCGCGCGTGAGCGTGCGCCGCATCTCGTCGCTTTCTGGCTGCGCGAGCTGGCGGCGGAATTCCATGCCTGGTACTCTGCCTCGCGCCTGCTGGTTGACGATGAGGCAGTCAAGCGCGCGCGTCTTGCGCTGGCGCTGGCGTTGCGCCAGGTGATCGGTAACGGCCTGTTCATCCTCGGCGTCAGTGCCCCGGATGCCATGTAA
- a CDS encoding DsrE family protein, producing MKKTLWTVWLLVCFVFTGAALADSGRLGVAIQVSDDNVATWNQALNVVKNIQASYGKDKVEVELVVFGNGAGLLKFDSQLSNRIDDTLASGAKVLMCQNTMKAQKLTPEDMHAGIGYVKAGVVELIEKQRQGWAVIRP from the coding sequence ATGAAAAAAACGCTTTGGACGGTATGGCTGCTCGTTTGCTTTGTATTCACTGGCGCCGCGCTCGCCGACAGCGGCAGGCTCGGTGTCGCGATTCAGGTCAGCGACGACAACGTCGCCACCTGGAATCAGGCGCTCAATGTCGTCAAGAACATCCAGGCCAGCTACGGCAAGGACAAGGTGGAGGTCGAGCTGGTCGTATTCGGCAATGGTGCCGGTTTGCTGAAATTCGATTCGCAGCTTTCCAACCGCATCGACGACACGCTGGCCAGCGGCGCGAAGGTGCTGATGTGCCAGAACACGATGAAGGCTCAGAAGCTCACGCCTGAGGACATGCACGCCGGCATCGGCTATGTGAAGGCCGGTGTGGTCGAGCTGATCGAGAAGCAGCGGCAGGGGTGGGCGGTGATCCGACCCTGA